In a genomic window of Oreochromis aureus strain Israel breed Guangdong linkage group 13, ZZ_aureus, whole genome shotgun sequence:
- the LOC116325735 gene encoding pleckstrin homology domain-containing family A member 1-like isoform X2, translating to MPYVDRQNRICGFLDIEENENSGKFLRRYFILDTQQGSLVWYMDNPQNLPVGTVCVGSLKLTYISKVSDATKLRPKAEFCFVINAGMRKFFLQANDQQDLVDWVNALNKATKITVPKLSDGQQNSENQKALPDVAGPKKQVSYKTEIIGGVPIVTQTQHEGGDGADRAEREAMQRSHSQLPYFLGRPAQDHNVIKSGYCVKQGAVMRNWKRRYFLLEENSMSYFKSDLDKEPLRMIPLKEVHKVQECKQSDIMMRDNLFEVVTTSRTFYIQADSPEEMHSWIKALSGAIVAQRGPGRSAATMRQARRLSNPCIQRYTSRIGECSSTNTATVPLSTAPPRVPPSLARPYLQCHHATQSGGVLSRAAHAHSLAWDSEHFMSLLPRPSHSHTPARLSLQETRLAK from the exons ATGCCTTACGTGGACCGACAGAACCGCATCTGTGGCTTTCTGGACATCGAGGAGAATGAGAACAGCGGCAAGTTCCTGCGCCGTTACTTCATACTGGACACACAACAGGGAAGCTTGGTGTGGTACATGGACAACCCACAG AACTTGCCTGTTGGTACGGTCTGTGTTGGTTCCCTCAAGCTCACATACATCTCTAAG GTCAGCGATGCCACCAAGCTGAGGCCTAAAGCAGAATTCTGCTTCG TCATCAATGCTGGGATGAGGAAGTTCTTCCTGCAGGCCAATGATCAGCAGGACCTTGTCGACTGGGTCAACGCTCTCAATAAAGCCACCAAGATCACT gttCCAAAGTTGTCTGATGGCCAGCAGAACTCAGAGAACCAAAAGGCTTTGCCAGATGTTGCAGGGCCCAAAAAACAAGTCTCCTATAAGACTGAGATAATTGGAGGAGTGCCTATAGTCACCCAAACACAG CACGAAGGAGGTGATGGCGCAGATAGAGCTGAGCGTGAGGCCATGCAGCGTTCCCACAGCCAGCTGCCTTACTTCCTGGGGAGGCCAGCTCAGGACCACAATGTCATCAAGTCAGGCTACTGTGTCAAGCAAGGAGCTGTG ATGAGGAACTGGAAACGGCGATATTTTCTTCTTGAAGAGAATTCAATGAGTTACTTCAAGTCAGATTTG GACAAAGAGCCTCTCAGAATGATCCCACTAAAAGAAGTTCACAAAGTCCAGGAGTGCAAGCAGAG TGACATTATGATGAGAGATAATCTATTTGAAGTTGTCACCACATCAAGGAcgttttacatacag GCAGACAGTCCAGAGGAGATGCACAGCTGGATCAAGGCTTTGTCGGGGGCCATTGTGGCCCAGCGGGGCCCTGGGAGGTCAGCTGCCACG ATGCGGCAGGCCAGACGGCTGTCGAACCCTTGTATACAGAGGTATACGTCCCGAATCGGGGAGTGCAGCAGCAC GAACACGGCAACCGTTCCACTTTCTACCGCACCCCCACGGGTCCCCCCGTCCCTCGCTCGCCCATATCTGCAGTGCCACCATGCTACCCAGAGTGGGGGAGTGCTATCACGTGCGGCACACGCTCACAGTCTGGCGTGGGACAGCGAGCACTTCATGAGCCTGCTGCCACGCCCCAGTCACAGCCACACGCCAGCACGCCTGTCCCTGCAGGAAACACGGCTGGCAAAGTGA
- the LOC116325735 gene encoding pleckstrin homology domain-containing family A member 1-like isoform X1, with protein sequence MPYVDRQNRICGFLDIEENENSGKFLRRYFILDTQQGSLVWYMDNPQNLPVGTVCVGSLKLTYISKVSDATKLRPKAEFCFVINAGMRKFFLQANDQQDLVDWVNALNKATKITVPKLSDGQQNSENQKALPDVAGPKKQVSYKTEIIGGVPIVTQTQHEGGDGADRAEREAMQRSHSQLPYFLGRPAQDHNVIKSGYCVKQGAVMRNWKRRYFLLEENSMSYFKSDLDKEPLRMIPLKEVHKVQECKQSDIMMRDNLFEVVTTSRTFYIQADSPEEMHSWIKALSGAIVAQRGPGRSAATEHGNRSTFYRTPTGPPVPRSPISAVPPCYPEWGSAITCGTRSQSGVGQRALHEPAATPQSQPHASTPVPAGNTAGKVTCDAPMTNVASSEESPWRRRSSFEPHMPETPLNLEDADLPVSEV encoded by the exons ATGCCTTACGTGGACCGACAGAACCGCATCTGTGGCTTTCTGGACATCGAGGAGAATGAGAACAGCGGCAAGTTCCTGCGCCGTTACTTCATACTGGACACACAACAGGGAAGCTTGGTGTGGTACATGGACAACCCACAG AACTTGCCTGTTGGTACGGTCTGTGTTGGTTCCCTCAAGCTCACATACATCTCTAAG GTCAGCGATGCCACCAAGCTGAGGCCTAAAGCAGAATTCTGCTTCG TCATCAATGCTGGGATGAGGAAGTTCTTCCTGCAGGCCAATGATCAGCAGGACCTTGTCGACTGGGTCAACGCTCTCAATAAAGCCACCAAGATCACT gttCCAAAGTTGTCTGATGGCCAGCAGAACTCAGAGAACCAAAAGGCTTTGCCAGATGTTGCAGGGCCCAAAAAACAAGTCTCCTATAAGACTGAGATAATTGGAGGAGTGCCTATAGTCACCCAAACACAG CACGAAGGAGGTGATGGCGCAGATAGAGCTGAGCGTGAGGCCATGCAGCGTTCCCACAGCCAGCTGCCTTACTTCCTGGGGAGGCCAGCTCAGGACCACAATGTCATCAAGTCAGGCTACTGTGTCAAGCAAGGAGCTGTG ATGAGGAACTGGAAACGGCGATATTTTCTTCTTGAAGAGAATTCAATGAGTTACTTCAAGTCAGATTTG GACAAAGAGCCTCTCAGAATGATCCCACTAAAAGAAGTTCACAAAGTCCAGGAGTGCAAGCAGAG TGACATTATGATGAGAGATAATCTATTTGAAGTTGTCACCACATCAAGGAcgttttacatacag GCAGACAGTCCAGAGGAGATGCACAGCTGGATCAAGGCTTTGTCGGGGGCCATTGTGGCCCAGCGGGGCCCTGGGAGGTCAGCTGCCACG GAACACGGCAACCGTTCCACTTTCTACCGCACCCCCACGGGTCCCCCCGTCCCTCGCTCGCCCATATCTGCAGTGCCACCATGCTACCCAGAGTGGGGGAGTGCTATCACGTGCGGCACACGCTCACAGTCTGGCGTGGGACAGCGAGCACTTCATGAGCCTGCTGCCACGCCCCAGTCACAGCCACACGCCAGCACGCCTGTCCCTGCAGGAAACACGGCTGGCAAAGTGACCTGCGACGCTCCCATGACCAACGTCGCCAGCTCTGAGGAGTCACCGTGGCGCCGGCGGAGCAGCTTTGAGCCCCACATGCCTGAAACACCCCTGAACCTAGAGGACGCTGATCTGCCAGTGAGCGAGGTCTGA